Proteins encoded within one genomic window of Brienomyrus brachyistius isolate T26 chromosome 22, BBRACH_0.4, whole genome shotgun sequence:
- the LOC125717643 gene encoding histone acetyltransferase p300-like isoform X3, which translates to MADNGLDSGPPSAKRPKLSSPALSASDGNDFSSLFDLEHDLPDELISSELGLPNGGDLGQLHTGVGGGPHGVQDAAAKHKQLSELLRSSGPPAPPSGQQVAGTSPGGGAMGLLSGMNASPGPAGMGGPPQQPSPQHASMMHPAGMGGTGMIRGMAGVPKGNGQQQAPTSQQQGMIGGQVMNGSPRMGYPNMTLGNSMLPDTLQQQQQQMQGGQQLGAAGQAGLRGQQPGAVNKMGMMGNPGPYGNPYGQPAGQGLGGTGLGTQLQNKTGLPSSLGQFNLDKKTPPMQGMAGMASQQPPAGVAGPVAGTAAAAAGATGMMSSAPGGLGTVATPPGAAGAPPPPTADPEKRKLIQQQLVLLLHAHKCQRREQANGEVRPCSLPHCRTMKNVLNHMTHCQAGKSCQVAHCASSRQIISHWKNCTRHDCPVCLPLKNAGDKRNQQTLLGSAGVGLASALGTVPGGQPSAPSLNPPSQIDPSSIERAYAALGLTYQGAQMPAQAPQTQLSAQGLQGQPGMRPLGGMAGGSPMGVNGGVGVQSASQQSSLLQDSMLHGGMNAQSLMNDTAGVGVLGSMPTAAPPSASGMRKSWHEDITQDLRNHLVHKLVQAIFPTPDPAALKDRRMENLVAYARKVEGDMYESANSRAEYYHLLAEKIYKIQKELEEKRRTRLQKQGMLPTQPGMPPSGLGQGPPGLGQPPMPPGQPPNGPHSDPSLVRSPVTNQMNRMQNPSGMGQFSQMGMQPMAQRSTPPLQMGLPLGQVGMGSPRMGQPNVNQLQNQYLPPNQCPGSGPGLGPGSAGMAQSPMATPPPLPVSSPLPQTGPVGGGALVGPMGSGGPGGGPPPGLPPPSAQASSSHPHCPPQLRQNSPSPARSLTPTPHHTPPALASSQTPQPQTPTPPQLAPLPPQQQLAQAMGPGMGSDKPAQLLQQQQQQMAGSAPGGAQPGLTSSVSTPTAPLPPQLPRTPLSQRSSLTADGQVSTPASVSSTDAGSQHAPPDPKMEVKQPDEEDEDEGADGKASGKMAAMHADMKAEEKPDLKKEEAAGDRCKVEPMDTVLGPGLEDRKPDVKVEPKEEEEGSGSAGPLSSPPSAQSKRKIFKPEELRQALMPTLEALYRQDPESLPFRQPVDPQLLGIPDYFDIVKNPMDLSTIKRKLDTGQYQEPWQYVDDIWLMFNNAWLYNRKTSRVYKYCSKLAEVFEQEIDPVMQSLGYCCGRKLEFSPQTLCCYGKQLCTIPRDAAYFSYQNRYHFCEKCFNEIQGESVSLGDDPSQPQTSINKDQFERKKNDTLDPELLVECIDCGRKMHQICVLHNETIWPTGFVCDRCLKKSNKTRKENKYAAKRLPQTKLGNFLETRVNEYLRRQNHPESGEVTIRVVHVSDKVVEVKPGMKARFVDSGEMAESFPYRTKALFAFEDIDGADVCFFGMHVQEYGSDCPPPNQRRVYISYLDSVHFFQPRHLRTGVYHEILIGYLEYVKKLGYTTGHIWACPPSEGDDYIFHCHPMDQKIPKPKRLQEWYKKMLDKAVSERIVHDYKDIFKQATEDRLTSAKELPYFEGDFWPNVLEESIKELEQEEEERKREENSTSSESIDATKGDSKNAKKKNSKKTSKNKSSLSRANKKKPGMPNVSNDLSQKLYATMEKHKEVFFVIRLIAGPAANSLPLIADPDPLMACDLMDGRDAFLTLARDKHLEFSSLRRSKWSTMCMLVELHNQSQDRFVYTCNECKHHVETRFHCTVCEDYDLCISCYNTKGHEHKMEKLGLGLDDESNSQAAAATQSPGDSRRLSIQRCIQSLVHACQCRNANCSLPSCQKMKRVVQHTKGCKRKTNGGCPICKQLIALCCYHAKHCQENKCPVPFCLNIKQKLRQQQIQHRLQQAQMLRRRMASMQRTGQPTGGSGAGGLPSPGNSNCTTAPSTPTSVGAQPPTPQTPTQPSVQSVPPPGAGGGGPPPHHLQQMPAGGLMNSPQQQQQQMMPQVPPPQQPQPQPPQAQQLQHPNSLPPYVPRHPFSSPQSQGKPGLGPATPPQQQQQPQSLQPNPGQPPMAPQQQPPPPSSGPPPAAVEIAMKIQRVAETQRKMAQAQILKRQAPNLMPPHPHHQPPQPQAPIGMGHPGAGMVGAPGLSPQAARAHMEQQQQPNPQQGMMVPVGMQQPLPQGNPQNQLPPQMPLPQQGAPQLQPPQQQPQQQPWGNPSMQIQSRPGMMSQASHPAMMAAQQQQPGQGPVMGVPAGGGGLAGGGSLPQAALQELLRALRSPSSPLQQQQVLEILRANPQLMAAFIKQRASRYKGGAPGGGGGIAAVPGAMGPSAVNVNAGASAAGMHMGQGMGMPPMGPLQQQQQPQQQQQQAGLQGQAANMANMNPQFRELLIRRHQLQQQQQQQQQQQQQQQMGAHGQFQQPQPPQQQAYLGQQPGQPQPGGPQPGQPQQAYPGPALQQRLQSHQHHLQMQQQQNAMLQGGDGGGGGPPLQQPQQPPPPQGGPQATSSQPMPMLPQALHQRLLQQQQQHLGGGSPAQHGSPMSPQQNPMSQSPHPHLQGAPLTAASSLSSQVRSPQLSPRPQSQPPRSSPSPRMQPQPSPHHISPQTQTGSPHQGHLPQHHPAMGVPQPLAQQQQQQGPMDPGPFGSDPNAMLSQLSSMGALHGPGATELMGGSSQDVNHSTLDMM; encoded by the exons ATGGCCGATAATGGTCTGGACTCCGGCCCGCCTTCAGCCAAGAGGCCTAAACTCTCTTCGCCGGCACTTTCTGCCAGTGATGGAAATG ACTTCAGCTCACTGTTTGACCTGGAGCATGACCTCCCCGACGAGCTCATCAGCTCAGAGCTGGGCTTGCCCAATGGTGGAGATCTGGGCCAGCTGCacactggcgtgggtgggggtcCCCATGGGGTGCAGGACGCAGCAGCCAAGCACAAGCAGCTGTCGGAGCTCCTGCGCTCCAGCGGGCCACCCGCACCTCCctctggccagcaggtggcgggGACGAGCCCGGGAGGGGGTGCGATGGGGCTCCTGAGTGGCATGAACGCTTCCCCGGGACCGGCCGGCATGGGCGGCCCACCTCAGCAGCCCTCCCCTCAGCATGCATCCATGATGCACCCAGCTGGGATGGGCGGGACCGGCATGATCAGAGGCATGGCCGGAGTCCCGAAGGGGAATGGACAGCAGCAGGCACCCACATCGCAGCAGCAAGGCATGATAGGTGGACAGGTCATGAATGGATCCCCCAGGATGGGCTACCCAAACATGACTCTGGGGAACAGCATGCTGCCCGACACCttacaacaacagcagcagcaaatgcAGGGTGGCCAGCAGCTCGGAGCAGCAGGGCAGGCTGGACTGAGGGGGCAGCAGCCTGGAGCAGTAAACAAG ATGGGCATGATGGGTAATCCAGGCCCCTATGGCAACCCTTACGGTCAGCCAGCGGGGCAAGGTCTGGGTGGCACCGGACTGGGCACACAGCTCCAGAACAAGACCGGTTTGCCCAGCAGCCTCGGCCAGTTTAACCTGGATAAGAAGACTCCACCGATGCAGGGCATGGCTGGTATG GCCTCCCAGCAGCCACCAGCAGGGGTGGCAGGACCCGTAGCAGGAACGGCGGCAGCAGCTGCAGGGGCAACCGGCATGATGTCCAGTGCACCGGGTGGCCTTGGCACCGTGGCGACGCCCCCTGGCGCTGCGGGGGCCCCGCCACCCCCCACGGCCGACCCAGAGAAGCGCAAGCTGATCCAGCAGCAGCTGGTTCTCCTGCTGCATGCCCACAAGTGCCAGCGGCGCGAGCAGGCCAATGGGGAGGTTCGGCCGTGCTCCCTGCCTCACTGCCGCACTATGAAGAACGTGCTGAACCACATGACCCACTGCCAGGCCGGCAAGTCCTGCCAGG TGGCGCACTGCGCCTCGTCAAGACAGATCATCTCGCACTGGAAGAACTGCACGCGGCACGACTGCCCCGTTTGCCTGCCGCTGAAGAACGCCGGGGACAAGAGGAACCAGCAGA CGCTGCTGGGCTCCGCCGGAGTGGGCTTGGCCAGTGCCCTGGGAACCGTGCCGGGAGGCCAGCCCAGCGCACCCAGCCTGAACCCGCCCAGCCAGATCGACCCCAGCTCCATCGAGAGGGCTTACGCCGCCTTGGGCCTCACATACCAGGGTGCCCAGATGCCCGCCCAGGCTCCCCAGACACAGCTGTCCGCTCAGGGCCTGCAGGGGCAGCCAGGGATGCGGCCCCTGGGGGGCATGG CAGGAGGGAGCCCCATGGGTGTCAATGGAGGCGTCGGGGTCCAGTCGGCCAGCCAGCAATCCAGCCTGCTGCAGGACTCCATGCTCCATGGTGGCATGAACGCGCAGAG TCTAATGAATGATACCGCCGGGGTGGGCGTCTTGGGCTCCATGCCCACAGCGGCTCCCCCGTCCGCGTCAGGCATGAGGAAGAGCTGGCATGAGGACATCACACAGGACCTGCGCAACCACCTGGTGCACAAACT GGTGCAGGCCATCTTCCCCACACCCGACCCAGCTGCACTCAAGGACCGGCGAATGGAGAACCTAGTGGCCTACGCCCGCAAGGTGGAGGGTGACATGTACGAGTCGGCCAACAGCAGG GCCGAGTACTACCATCTCCTGGCGGAGAAGATCTATAAGATCCAGAAGGAGCTGGAAGAGAAGCGGCGAACCCGGCTGCAGAAGCAGGGCATGCTGCCCACACAGCCTGGCATGCCGCCTTCCGGCCTGGGCCAGGGTCCCCCTGGACTGGGGCAGCCCCCCATGCCACCCGGCCAGCCGCCCA ACGGACCTCATTCTGATCCCTCTCTTGTCCGGTCCCCAGTGACCAACCAGATGAACCGGATGCAGAACCCTTCTG GTATGGGCCAGTTCAGCCAGATGGGAATGCAGCCCATGGCCCAGAGGTCCACGCCGCCTCTGCAGATGGGCCTCCCCCTCGGCCAG GTGGGTATGGGAAGCCCAAGAATGGGCCAGCCAAATGTGAACCAGCTCCAGAACCAGTACCTGCCCCCCAATCAGTGTCCCGGATCAGGACCTGGACTCGGGCCCGGCTCGGCTGGCATGGCACAG TCTCCgatggccacacccccaccGCTTCCTGTAAGCAGTCCACTCCCCCAGACAGGaccagtggggggtggggcccTGGTGGGGCCCATGGGATCTGGCGGCCCTGGTGGAGGCCCTCCCCCTGGCCTGCCTCCCCCCTCAGCCCAAGCCAGCAGCTCTCACCcgcactgccccccccagctgcgGCAGAACTCGCCGTCCCCTGCCCGTAGTCtgactcccaccccccaccacacgCCGCCGGCGCTGGCGAGCTCGCAGACGCCCCAGCCGCAGACCCCCACGCCACCCCAGCTGGCtcctctgcccccccagcagcAGTTAGCTCAGGCCATGGGCCCAGGGATGGGCTCGGACAAACCCGCTCAATtgctgcagcagcagcagcaacagatgGCAGGAAGTGCCCCTGGTGGGGCCCAGCCGGGGCTGACTTCCTCGGTGTCCACCCCGACTGCCCCCCTGCCACCCCAACTGCCACGCACTCCG CTGTCTCAAAGATCATCCCTGACTGCTGATGGTCAGGTCTCCACGCCTGCATCTGTTAGTAGTACCGATGCTGGCTCTCAGCATGCCCCGCCTGACCCCAAGATGGAAGTCAAGCAGCCGGAcgaggaggatgaggacgagggcGCGGACGGGAAAGCCTCAGGGAAGATGGCCGCGATGCACGCTGACATGAAGGCCGAGGAGAAGCCTGAT CTTAAAAAGGAAGAAGCGGCAGGTGATCGGTGCAAAGTGGAGCCCATGGACACTGTGCTGGGGCCGGGGCTTGAGGACAGGAAGCCAGATGTGAAAGTGGAGcccaaagaggaagaggaggggtcAGGCTCGGCCGGTCCTCTGAGCTCTCCGCCCAGCGCTCAGAGCAAGAGGAAAA TCTTCAAGCCAGAGGAACTGCGGCAGGCTCTCATGCCCACCCTGGAGGCTCTGTACCGGCAGGATCCCGAGTCGCTGCCCTTCCGACAGCCGGTGGACCCCCAGTTACTGGGAATACCC GACTACTTTGACATTGTGAAGAACCCAATGGACCTGTCCACCATCAAGCGTAAGCTGGACACAGGCCAATACCAGGAGCCCTGGCAGTACGTGGACGACATCTGGCTCATGTTCAACAACGCCTGGCTCTACAACCGCAAGACCTCGCGTGTCTACAAGTATTGCTCCAAGCTGGCCGAGGTCTTCGAGCAGGAGATCGACCCGGTCATGCAGAGCCTGGGTTACTGCTGCGGCAGAAAG CTGGAGTTCTCCCCCCAGACCCTGTGTTGCTACGGTAAACAGCTGTGCACCATTCCCCGTGACGCTGCGTACTTCAGCTACCAGAACAG GTACCACTTCTGTGAGAAGTGTTTCAACGAAATCCAGGGGGAGAGCGTGTCCCTGGGGGACGACCCCTCTCAGCCACAGAC ATCCATCAACAAAGACCAGTTCGAGAGGAAGAAGAATGACACGCTGGACCCTGAGCT GCTTGTTGAGTGCATCGACTGTGGTCGTAAAATGCACCAGATCTGCGTCCTTCATAACGAGACCATTTGGCCAACAGG CTTCGTGTGTGATAGGTGCCTGAAGAAGTCCAATAAAACACGCAAGGAGAACAAATATGCAGCTAAAA GGCTGCCCCAGACAAAGCTCGGAAACTTCCTAGAAACGCGTGTCAACGAGTACCTCAGGAGGCAGAACCATCCGGAATCAGGCGAGGTCACCATCCGCGTAGTCCACGTGTCCGACAAGGTGGTGGAAGTCAAACCGGGCATGAAGGCCAG GTTCGTGGACAGCGGCGAGATGGCGGAGTCATTCCCTTACAGAACCAAGGCGCTGTTTGCCTTTGAGGACATCGACGGCGCTGACGTCTGCTTCTTCGGCATGCATGTGCAGGAGTATGGGTCCGACTGCCCGCCACCCAACCAGAG GCGTGTGTATATCTCCTACCTGGACAGTGTACACTTCTTCCAGCCACGACACCTGCGCACAGGCGTCTACCACGAGATCCTCATCGGGTACCTGGAGTACGTCAAAAAGCTGGG GTACACAACTGGGCACATCTGGGCCTGTCCTCCCAGTGAGGGGGATGATTACATCTTCCACTGCCACCCAATGGACCAGAAGATCCCCAAACCCAAGCGTCTGCAGGAGTGGTACAAGAAGATGCTGGACAAGGCTGTGTCTGAGCGCATTGTGCATGACTACAAG GACATCTTCAAGCAAGCAACAGAAGATCGCTTAACCAGTGCCAAGGAGCTGCCTTACTTTGAGGGCGACTTCTGGCCTAACGTGCTGGAGGAGAGCATCAAGGAGCTGGagcaggaagaggaggagcgGAAGAGGGAGGAGAACAGTACCTCCAGCGAGAGCATCGAC GCTACTAAGGGCGACAGCAAAAATGCCAAGAAAAAGAACAGTAAGAAGACGAGCAAGAACAAGAGCAGCCTGAGCCGAGCCAACAAGAAGAAGCCAGGGATGCCCAACGTGTCCAACGACCTGTCACAGAAGCTCTACGCCACCATGGAGAAGCACAAGGAG GTGTTCTTCGTGATTCGGCTGATCGCTGGGCCCGCCGCAAACTCCCTGCCGCTCATCGCGGACCCGGACCCGCTGATGGCGTGCGACCTGATGGACGGCCGCGACGCCTTCCTGACGCTGGCGCGCGACAAGCACCTGGAGTTCTCCTCACTGCGGCGTTCCAAGTGGAGCACCATGTGCATGCTGGTGGAACTCCACAACCAGAGCCAGGACCGCTTCGTCTACACCTGTAACGAGTGCAAGCATCACGTGGAGACGCGCTTCCACTGCACCGTCTGCGAG GACTATGACCTGTGCATCAGCTGCTACAACACCAAGGGCCACGAACACAAGATGGAGAAGCTGGGCCTGGGCCTGGATGATGAGAGCAACAGCCAGGCTGCCGCAGCTACGCAGAGTCCCGGCGACTCGCGGCGCCTGAGCATCCAGCGCTGCATCCAGTCGCTGGTGCACGCCTGCCAGTGCCGCAACGCCAACTGCTCGCTACCATCCTGCCAGAAGATGAAGCGTGTGGTGCAACACACCAAAGGCTGCAAGCGCAAGACCAACGGCGGCTGCCCCATCTGCAAGCAACTGATCGCACTCTGCTGCTACCACGCAAAGCACTGCCAGGAAAACAAGTGCCCCGTGCCCTTTTGCCTCAACATCAAGCAAAAGCTACGCCAGCAACAGATCCAGcaccggctgcagcaggcgcagATGCTGCGCCGGCGCATGGCCAGCATGCAGCGCACCGGCCAGCccacagggggcagcggagcaGGAGGTCTGCCTTCCCCAGGGAACAGCAACTGTACCACCGCGCCTAGTACACCCACGTCGGTTGGGGCCCAGCCTCCGACGCCACAAACACCCACCCAACCCAGTGTGCAGTCTGTGCCCCCGCCCGGGGCGGGTGGGGGTGGCCCCCCACCGCACCACCTGCAGCAGATGCCTGCTGGCGGCTTGATGAACTCgccgcagcagcagcaacagcagatGATGCCCCAGGTGCCGCCACCGCAGCAACCGCAGCCGCAGCCTCCCCAGGCCCAGCAACTCCAGCACCCTAACAGCCTGCCACCCTATGTGCCCCGCCATCCattctcctccccacagtccCAGGGAAAGCCGGGGCTGGGTCCGGCCACTCCAccccagcagcagcaacagccgCAGTCCCTGCAGCCCAACCCTGGGCAGCCACCCATGGccccgcagcagcagccgccgcCACCTTCGTCGGGCCCACCTCCAGCGGCCGTCGAGATCGCCATGAAAATCCAACGAGTAGCCGAGACCCAGCGCAAGATGGCCCAGGCGCAGATCCTGAAGAGACAGGCACCCAACCTGATGCCTCctcacccccaccaccagcccCCACAGCCCCAGGCCCCCATAGGCATGGGCCACCCCGGCGCCGGTATGGTTGGTGCCCCTGGCCTGTCCCCGCAGGCCGCCAGGGCCCAcatggagcagcagcagcagccgaaCCCCCAGCAAGGAATGATGGTGCCGGTGGGCATGCAGCAACCTCTGCCGCAGGGTAACCCTCAGAATCAGCTCCCGCCGCAAATGCCCCTCCCACAGCAAGGTGCCCCCCAGCTCCAGCCGCcccagcagcaaccacagcagcagccttgggGAAACCCATCCATGCAGATCCAGTCAAGGCCTGGCATGATGAGCCAGGCCAGTCACCCAGCCATGATGGCggcccagcagcagcagcccggCCAGGGGCCTGTAATGGGTGTCCCGGCCGGAGGCGGTGGGTTGGCGGGTGGCGGCAGCCTCCCTCAGGCTGCCCTGCAGGAGCTACTGCGTGCCCTTCGCTCGCCCAGTTCGCCgctgcagcagcagcaagtgctGGAGATCCTGCGCGCCAACCCGCAACTCATGGCTGCCTTCATCAAGCAGCGTGCTTCCCGCTATAAGGGCGGGGCCCCAGGAGGGGGCGGTGGCATTGCTGCGGTCCCAGGTGCCATGGGTCCCTCTGCTGTCAACGTGAATGCCGGTGCTTCGGCCGCAGGCATGCACATGGGCCAAGGTATGGGGATGCCCCCTATGGGTCCGctccagcaacagcagcagccgcagcaacagcagcagcaagctggCCTGCAGGGCCAAGCTGCCAACATGGCCAATATGAACCCCCAGTTCAGAGAGCTGCTGATACGGAGACACCagctccagcagcagcagcaacaacaacaacaacagcagcagcagcagcagatggGCGCCCACGGCCAGTTCCAGCAGCCACAGCCGCCCCAGCAGCAGGCATACCTGGGGCAGCAGCCCGGCCAGCCTCAGCCTGGGGGGCCGCAGCCCGGTCAGCCGCAGCAGGCCTACCCGGGCCCCGCGCTCCAGCAGCGGCTCCAGTCACATCAGCACCACCTGCagatgcagcagcagcagaatgCCATGTTGCAGGGGGGCGACGGTGGGGGTGGAGGCCCCCCCCTCCAGCAGCCGCAGCAGCCCCCGCCCCCTCAGGGCGGACCCCAGGCCACGTCCTCCCAGCCCATGCCCATGCTTCCACAGGCCCTGCACCAGCGGCTcctgcaacagcagcagcaacacttGGGCGGCGGCTCCCCGGCCCAGCATGGCAGCCCCATGAGCCCCCAGCAGAACCCCATGTCGCAATCGCCCCACCcgcacctgcagggggcgcccctAACGGCTGCCTCCTCGCTGAGCAGCCAGGTGCGCTCGCCCCAACTGTCACCACGTCCGCAGTCGCAGCCACCGCGCTCAAGCCCCTCGCCCCGCATGCAACCCcagccctccccccaccacatcTCCCCTCAGACCCAGACAGGGTCCCCGCATCAGGGCCACCTGCCCCAGCACCACCCAGCCATGGGAGTCCCTCAGCCCCTGgcccagcaacagcagcagcaaggccCCATGGACCCAGGGCCCTTCGGCAGCGACCCGAACGCTATGCTGTCTCAGCTTAGCAGCATGGGGGCCCTGCATGGGCCCGGAGCCACAGAGCTAATGGGCGGCAGCAGTCAGGACGTTAATCACAGTACCTTAGACATGATGTAG